The following DNA comes from Erigeron canadensis isolate Cc75 chromosome 3, C_canadensis_v1, whole genome shotgun sequence.
atttgtttgtacAGTTTGTAAATTTGTACATATTAATGAAGTTCACCTTTAAAGTTTAACTGTtttagtgtgtatatatttaaaaatggtGGAGGAGTTTTATAGGAAATTCATGTTTATTTAATTGCTAGTATGTATAAATACCATCTTCCATGTAATAATATTGAATAAGAGATTCATATGCagataatatataaatactcgtatatttctAATCTCTGCTCTTTCACTTTCCATCGactaataacttttaaaatacccTGAATCTTGCATTTAAGATACCGATAGCATTAGCATTCTCTATTTACTTCCTTTCAAGTCTTAACATTATTAACTATTTGCCGTTTACCATGTAGCAATatcaaatacatacatttagttagtgcaataaaacaaaaacgaaaggaaaaataatatttagtaaaaattttcaatatattaattagttgaaaacaaaaaaaagaaaaaaactatgaaaataCCAAACAAAATTGAAAGTAAAAACCCCTAATGGGATCtgatatgacaaaatctaaatagaaCCAATAGAAaagaacacaaaagcaaaaaagttGTGCaacaaaccaagaaaaaccgaacgAAAAAAAAGTCGTACGGGATTCGATTTACCAAAATCCGAGTAGTAACGTGGGGtgtaggtggaccaatagaaaaaCGCGGCGGTAAGTTTCTAATATATTAAttgagaacacaaaagcaaaaaactatgaaaaaacCGACAATAAAAACACCAAACAGGATAtgatatgacaaaatctaaatggTGATACGTGCATAAGATGAACCAATGGAAataacacaaaagaaaaaaataatgtgcaacaaaccaagaaaaaccgaaataagaaaaatttaaaCGGTATCCGATATAACAAAATCCAAATGGTAACGTGAAATATAAATGCACCCATAGAACAGTGTCATGTGACGCATAAGCCTCAAGATTAATGATATTATTACAATGCATGATTAGCTATGGTGCATTATTAGATCATAattgaaaaacaagaaattcGGGCGGAATGGGAGGGAGTAATACTTAAGTGGAATGTTTATACTATGAAGGATTAAGGATATATAGGACTAACATAACACATTTTTGATACTTTTCTAACAAAACGGTCCCACCTTCCAACAAGGACAAATTACATGGTCTCCAAAAATATTTGTCATCTCATATgtcattataatttataatttacacGTGGTCTAGTCCTTGATTGTCTCTTTTGTAGACCCGCCATATACCAGGCACCCTTTATATAACCCCCCTTCACCCCACTCTCATTCACCACCCACAattcttttttcaaaaaaacacaCTCAATGGCTACAAATCCTTATATATCGACCTTACTCCCATCCTCATTCTCATCACAACACCATAAttatcaaaatacaaaatttaacacaattaaaacaagAAGAGTCTCAATTACATGTGCCGCTCTTCAATCTTCTCCATTACTTCaattttcatcatcaactatTGATCAACAAGATCCTCCTCACCATCCATTGCAATGGAACTTTTTACAAAGAGCAGCGGCAACCGCATTGGATATGTTCGAAAGCGTATTAGTGTCACGTGAAACCGAGTTTCCTTTACCAAAAACTTCGGATCCACGTGTACAAATAGCTGGAAACTTTGCTCCGGTACCTGAACAGTCAGTTAAGCATAACTTAACTGTAATTGGTTCTGTACCAGAGTGTATACAAGGTGTATATGTTCGCAATGGTGCGAACCCTTTATTTGAACCAGTAGCCGGACACCATCTGTTTGATGGTGACGGTATGGTTCACGCCGTTAGTATCAACGGGAACTCCGTTAGTTATTCATGTAGACTAACGGAGACTCAAAGACTTGTTCAAGAAAGAGAGTTAGGTCGACCGGTTTTCCCAAAAGCAATAGGTGAACTTCATGGACATTCGGGTGTGGCTCGTCTTGGTTTGTTTTACGCTCGTTCGTTGTTCGGTTTGGTTGATCATAGCCAAGGAATGGGGGTCGCGAACGCCGGTTTGGTTTACTTTAACAACCGCTTGCTCGCCATGTCCGAAGACGATTTACCGTATCAAATAAGAATCACGCCGTCATCCGATGTGGAAACCGTCGGGCGGTATGATTTCTCGGAGCAGCTTACGTCAACCATGATAGCCCACCCGAAGCTAGACCCGGTTTCTGGAGAGATGTTTGCGTTAAGCTATGACGTCGTAAAGAAGCCGTATCTTAAGTACTTCAAGTTCTCAAAAGATGGAAAGAAGTCACAGGATGTCGAGATCCCACTCGACATCCCGACAATGATGCATGATTTCGCGATAACCGAAAACTTTGTGGTGGTTCCGGACCAACAAGTAGTGTTCAAGCTTCAAGAAATGATCAAAGGCGGATCACCCGTGATTTACGACAAGAATAAGATGTCGAGGTTCGGGATTCTATCCAAGAACGCGAAAACATCCGATGATATGATTTGGGTGGATTCGCCCGAAacgttttgttttcatttatggaACGCGTGGGAAGAACCCGAAACGAATGAAGTTGTTGTGATCGGTTCATGCATGACGCCAGCAGACTCGATATTTAACGAATGTGACGAGAATTTAAAGAGCGTGTTATCAGAAATCCGAATCAACTTAAAGACTCGTGAATCAACCAAACGTTCAATCATTCAAGAATCCGAACAAGTGAACCTTGAAGCCGGGATGGTGAACCGTGACAAACTAGGTCGTAAAACGAGGTTTGCGTACCTTGCCATTGCCGAACCCTGGCCTAAAGTTTCGGGTTTTGCCAAAGTCGACTTGGTTACAGGAGAAATCAAGAAGTTTTTTTACGGTGACGAGAGGTACGGAGGTGAGCCGTTTTTTCTTCCAAGTGACCCGAACTCGGAAAGAGAGGATGATGGATATGTTTTGGCATTTGTTCATGACGAGAAGACGTGGAAGTCGGAACTACAGGTGATAAACGCGATGACTTTGGAGATGGAAGCTTCCGTGAAGCTTCCATCTCGAGTTCCGTATGGGTTCCATGGAACCTTTATAACTTCAAAAGATTTAGCacaacaagcatagtagtaaaAACCAAGGGGTACGTCTTTTTTGCGTTGCTGCTTATTTACCACATGCTTTTGGAATAAGCAGTTTCACGTACGAACGTATTatactaacacacacacacacaaatacacacaCCGATCAgtgtacgtgtatatatatgtatagctGTTAAAAGAGGTTAGATTATGAGAGATCATTCAGAGGGATGACGCATCCCCGAAATCTCCTAAGCCTTCTTAGCTTTTACAGACTTGGATCAtcatatatagatttttttataaactttactaTGGGTAAATTAGTATGTACGGTTTGTAAATTGAACCAAGCATGTAGCTTTTGGAATGAAGCTCAGCTGGTTTTTGTTGTTAATATTGTCAGATTTCAGTTATTGTAGAAATTAAATCTTGTTTTGAAATTGTTTTCTTTATCTCTTATATAATCTGTTctaactgttttttttttactcttcTTGGCTTGGTTTCCATATGGTAGCTCATCTACAATACATACTTGTAAAGTCTATGTACAATTAGttaataatttttgtatatatattttctaaactAAGATGAACTAAAAGtgtctcttttatatatataatttggtcTCAAAAGTAGATGTAATGCAATCGTGGCATgttctatatatttaattaagtaAAAGATACCTAAATATGAGCAAGAATACGATGATGAATATTGTTTATGCATATCGACGGAtgttaaactaatatatatgcattttgCAATGATTATTAAAACATGACCAATAAATATTGATTAAGAGTCCAAAAGtagtgtatttttaaatttattatattgtatCATTGTTTGGAACAAAGTTGTCGTTGACCATTAAGACTTGGGCAAGCTTTTGTTTtgcattatttttttctctctgacataatgaaaattaaataagCTAGACAAGTAATCAATTTACCATATACATTTACACATATTTACAAGTAGGAGGATCGCGCCGTCCATCGACGACGGCATTGGCTTTGTACGTACGTGTTGTTACAATTATTTATTCTTAGATAAGGTCAGTGTCACAATATCATAATCTTTTCCATCTtcgttttattattattgtgttgACATATATGTTCCCTAAAgtccatttattttttttataggtatagtgatttatataaaaacagaAGGTAAATGGTCAATAAGCTGTACCgctactttttttatataacaaaactaagatgtttaaaaactacattcatcgattatacaataaacaaaaaaaaatagtacaACCACACATCAATTATATGTTTCATCGATTACACAATATATAccactatatatatgttagctAAAAGTCTTGGGacgttaaatatatatatttatataaaaacaattgtACAATCacattcaaaaattcataatgCTGTAcagaaaaatcaaatataagatgatacgaaaaaaaaaaaaagattatactATAAATTAACTACAAAAATAAAGCTCAAAAGATATACTAGAAAAGGATCCGAGGTGTCAAAAATCATAAGGGTTTTATTATTACTAGTAatatatagtaatagtaatatagTAGTACATACATTTCCACCCACAAGAACTACAATTGCATTGACTATATCCTGGAGTCAAACATGTTTGAATAAGAGCAGTGTGAGGAAGTATGACCCACCGGAGCGAAGCTCTTGCGTGGTCCCATGTCAACggcaaaaacatttaatatcGTAATTAGTGTTAGTAAGACATATTACAAATGGTGTATATCGAAGACAATTTGTACCATTTGATCGATAGCAGGCAAACTTAACATTAATTACCAAAGACATATTGTCGCTAATAATTAATGAGATCATATAATTAAGTTGGTTCTCTCCTTACATGATGCATGTGTCATGTGTGGCCTGgtgatttctttttattttatttttttcataacaAGGGCTTTCattttgtaaaataagtattccTAGCACTCTCCAATCACCTCAATCTATTACTGCACTACAATACCGGTAATGCCGGTTTCAACTTGTTTGTCAATATATATGAAAGATTGTTAAACAAAAGGcggtaaaaaaaaacaaagtaacCCCCCAAATGTTAGTCTTTCACATGTTTTgagttttaatacctttttcgGTGGTATATATAGAGATGTCGGAATATAAACAGTCTTATCTCTaccaaagatatatataaagactGCTTTCAGGTTCTACCATGGAGAATGAAATTACCAAGATGAACATATGTCTTAACGttactaaatataatattgataacCATGGAGAATGATATTAATTACCTTTATGGTTTATTGTAATagactcatatatatatatatatatatatatatacttctagcTAAGACCCTAGCTAGCAAACAGCCATAATCTGGTCATTCCGAAAGGGATGTATGTATACGCCTCTCATCCTACTAGACCTAATCAATCAACGTGCCTTTCTCCACAAGAATATAATTGATGTTAATATActgtatataataaaaacttaaaataaatattttgccGGCAAATGAATATGTACCATAAGTTTCTAAAAGGTAGTTATTACGCAATAGTGTTATTAATAAGTCTTATAAGTAGGGTAGAGCAAGGCATGGgcatgtgtttgtgtgtgttttgtttcatCTAGTGATGAAAACAAGTGGGGGCTGTTAATAAGCACCCAAGTTGGAGCAAGCTATAAGTCGATCGATCGTGATTCCCCTCCACaatataacaacacttttgtcATGGCGCGCTTTccatcccaaaaaaaaaaaaatcaccgaCCACATATCGCATTGGTATGTATTATACTATACGTGTTTCACTAGCTAGATCTTTTGTTgaatttatataaattgataatatatacagttcaacatgaacaaatAATTATATCGATTCAACACTCGGTGCTGTGTGACAAATATCACACGTCATACTACTAGCTAGTTATGTTTTCAATTAATTTGAGTAGATTTAAGTGTCCTAGCTTTGATAATCTATATATAGACCTCAAAGTTGTCCTCGATCTCCTAGCTAGCTTGCACCCTTTTGCTATAAACCATAAATGAGGaattattaattgatatatatatattatacaatctCCGCTCCCTTTTTCCGCATCGAATATTTATAGAGGATAGAGATGCATGGGGGTATATGTGATTAATGTCTTACTAAATATATAGTACTCTAATTAAATTTGGATCcatcttaaaataaataattaggtCAAGCTAGGAATTGAAGTGTATGTATTATGTGGAAGATGTTTGAACCCTGTGCAACAAGGCATCAGACGTACGTGGAGGCGTGATGAGATATAGAAACCCATGTTCTATCTAGCACAATTTGTTtcaatatttgtatttatttgtgTTTCCCATCTTAATTTTGAAAGAAGAAAATATCTCAAGAACAAACAGCCCACCACCATGCATATGCTCCCAAAACATTACTATATGTCTCGAATACGTCTCGTTTTCCACTTTTTCTTCTTGAGAATAGACAAATCGATCACATTGCGTCGACCTCCTTAAGAGGtaactatacatatatagttagcTAGCGTATCCTATTTTGTGATTTGAACCGTAAATATAAGCATCaaaataatattgatatataGCTCAACCGGCCTAACTTTGTATTGCTCCACGTACGTTGgctagaaaaatgaaaaacaggtggttgatattattattttttgctgCAAGTTCAACTTTAGCGTAAGTGGGGGTACGATTTAATTGAACCCAGTGGCCATatattttgcatatatatatggtagtGCTTGAGaagctatatatatagtaatggGCCGGTCAGGTTAATTTCTAATTACTATTAACAATTAACTAgagaagaagttgaaaaatctttatttatggattaaaaatcaaatgtcaGGTCCGTACTTTATATCTCTCACGTACGCTTTTTGTAAAATTAAATGACATTGTAGCCAATTTTGTAAGTAACATTAACATCTTAATTTGTTATAACTCAGCTAGCTAGGCGGTACTTAAGGTACCTATCTGCGTAGAGGCCGGGTGCTTGATTTTCTTACT
Coding sequences within:
- the LOC122594426 gene encoding 9-cis-epoxycarotenoid dioxygenase NCED2, chloroplastic, with amino-acid sequence MATNPYISTLLPSSFSSQHHNYQNTKFNTIKTRRVSITCAALQSSPLLQFSSSTIDQQDPPHHPLQWNFLQRAAATALDMFESVLVSRETEFPLPKTSDPRVQIAGNFAPVPEQSVKHNLTVIGSVPECIQGVYVRNGANPLFEPVAGHHLFDGDGMVHAVSINGNSVSYSCRLTETQRLVQERELGRPVFPKAIGELHGHSGVARLGLFYARSLFGLVDHSQGMGVANAGLVYFNNRLLAMSEDDLPYQIRITPSSDVETVGRYDFSEQLTSTMIAHPKLDPVSGEMFALSYDVVKKPYLKYFKFSKDGKKSQDVEIPLDIPTMMHDFAITENFVVVPDQQVVFKLQEMIKGGSPVIYDKNKMSRFGILSKNAKTSDDMIWVDSPETFCFHLWNAWEEPETNEVVVIGSCMTPADSIFNECDENLKSVLSEIRINLKTRESTKRSIIQESEQVNLEAGMVNRDKLGRKTRFAYLAIAEPWPKVSGFAKVDLVTGEIKKFFYGDERYGGEPFFLPSDPNSEREDDGYVLAFVHDEKTWKSELQVINAMTLEMEASVKLPSRVPYGFHGTFITSKDLAQQA